The Camelus ferus isolate YT-003-E chromosome 13, BCGSAC_Cfer_1.0, whole genome shotgun sequence genome segment TGACCAAGGCCCAGGGGTGCAGATGAGGGTGTCTAAGTCACACACCCTCTCGTCCTTGAAAACTGTCAGCATGGTAGCACCTGCAAGGAAAGCTTTGTGGTGAAGGGCAGACCCCATGTGAATCCTAGCTCTGTCTTGGGTTGTGTGAACTCAGTGTTCTTCAGCTATCGTTTTCTCTTCAACCAACTGGGGGTCGTAACACCCAGGTCAGTGTGGTTACGAGGGCCTCTGCGGTACCTGTGGCCTCTAGGGAGCGCCGGGCAGGCTGCCTGAGGGCTcacctgtctcctcttcctcttcgtAGGGGTCAGCATCTGCACATCCTTTGTGGGTATCTCATGGGCTCTGCTCGACTACCACCGGGCCCTGCGCACCTGCCTCCCGTCCACACCCCGCCTAGGGCTGGGCACCTCCGTCATCTACTTCCTGTGGAACCTGCTGCTGCTGTGGCCCCGAGTCCTGGTCGTGGCCCTGTTCTCAGCCCTCTTCCCCCGCTACGTGGTCCTGCACTTCTTGGGCTTGTGGCTGGTGCTGCTGTTCTGGGTCTGGCTTCAGGGCACGGACTTTATGCCAGATCCCTGCTCCGAGTGGCTGTACCGGGCGACAGTGGCCACCGTCCTTTATTTCTCCTGGTTCAACGTGGCTGAAGGTCCCACCCGAGGCCGCGCTACCATCCATCTGGTGTTCCTCCTGAGTGACAGCCTTCTCATGGTGGTCACCTGGGTGACTCATGTCACCTGGCTGCCCAGCGGGAGCCTGCTGCAGATGTTGCTGCCTGGCGCTGGCGTCTGCTTCCTTCTGGGGCTGGCTCTGCGGCTTGTCTACTACTGCTGGCTGCACCCCAGCTGCCACTGGGAGCCTGACCGGGTGGATGGGGCCTGGGGTCTGCGCTCCCTCGAGGAGCGTCCGCTGCCTCAGAACAGGCGCATGGCCCGGTTGGCTCAGAACTTTTTCCCCAAGGCTAAGGATGCACCTGCTTTGCTAAGGAAGGGAGAGGTGAATGGTGTCCTTTGAGGAAGGGAACTAAAGGACACATGGAAATCAGTTGGGACAATGTAGAAGATAAGCTACTTATGCTGCTATGAGCCTTGATTCACTCAATAAGCACTTGATGCCTGATCTGTCCCAGGCACGGGAGACCAGAGCTGCTCAGAGGCCTGCCCTCAAGGGAGGGTCAAGGGCCCCAGTTATGTATAAAACACTTTGTGAGGAAAGAAGAGACCCCCCTTTCCTACCCCATGACCGGTATAGCCGGTACCCCAAAGCATCCCAGTGTTAGTATTTTATCCCCCTGGCCACCTCTAAAATACTTGGTGGAGGTGCTGTCCCACCCCTGGGGTCCCCTATGCTGCCCCAGGACCTCCAGGATGTGTTCTGTGGAATTCCGCCTCCCTTGCCCCACCCGTCATTCAGTTCATTCAGCAATTGTTTACAGAGGGCATCTTATGTGCCAGGAACATCATTCTATTCTTGGCAGATCAGCTCCCCTCTAGCTTCATCCCTTAGACTGTCCAGCTCCTCCAGAGCGGGCACTCATTCTGGAAGCCAGGGCTGCCCATCTGGCTGGCTCCTGTCAGTCTCTTCAAGGCCTTAGTGCAGTcggcccagcctctgcccctgctCTCAAGGGGTGACCTTTCAACCAATTGCCTTAGGAACCTGTCTGGGCCATGGCTCACtccattaagtatttttttttttacaggcaGTGTACTTTCTACCTCAGAGTCTGTGTGGGAGAAAGAGGTGTATGTGTCTCTGTAACTGAGAGACAcgtgtgtgtggtttttgttgAACAGTGTTGTTAATTATTAAAACTTCATGAAATCCTCCAGCCTAGTTGTGTCATTAAGCTAAGTCTACGGTCGAGTTCAAAACTGCCTGGAAAAAAGGGGTCAGGGACACAGAGTCCATCCCTCAAAGTTGGTAAAGGTCCTGGGACTGAAGGGGTGCTGGCTTAGGCAAGACTCTTCAATTTTGTTTGAGTGTCAGGAGCTGGTGAGCCAGTGTGGAGTTGATCACTCACATGGGCCTCAGAACCCAGGTCTGGGCTGATTCTAGTGTGTGCTTTTAACCAGCTGTGCCTCTGAACCTGGCGGGAGTGGCCACGAACACCTTTGGTATCAGGAAGTGATTACGAGCGCAGGTGAAGAAAGGTCTTTTTGCTGGGAGCTCACTGGGAGAGTGGAAGTGATGAGACGTTGACGTGGACGGTGGTGTCAGGAGGCGGAAGCTTTTGCGGCTCTGGGAGTTCTGTGGTTTGGAGAAACAAGGAACAGGAAAAGGACGctggagacagaagggaaggttTGTCACCACTGGGATGGGACCCAGGATAGTCTcatttctgtcattcattcattcattctagtGGAGATGAAATAGACAGGATAAGAAAGAGAGTATCACATAGTGTTCAGTGCCGAAAGAAAGCtaaggtggggaaggggacagggagagcGTGTGTGTTGTGGGTGGGAGTTACAATTTTATATAGATTGgctgggaaggcctccctgagaaaCTGATAAGCCCTAAAGGAGGTGAGGGTGAGAGCCACACAGATGCACTTTATCCCAGACAACAAGCCAGCAGGGACTGGATGAAGGAGGGCTTGCCGCAGTTATATTGGCTTGGAGCCAAGACACAGAGATGGGGCTTGGGATCAGGGAGAGGCTCTGGGCAGGTGATGCTGGTGCCTTGCACATACGTAGACTGGTAGAGGCAGAAAGGATGTCCACAATCATTCAGTCCGCTGATTTCCAGACTTTTGAATTTCATGAGCCAGTAAAATGGCCAACGTGGTTGCCAATTTaagaaaagggcagaaagaacTACCATTTATCATCTTGTGATATCAAGGGTATATAACCACCTCAGAAAAAGgattaattcttttatttttttgagggggtaattagggttttatttatttttatttttaacaccgtcattgtggtatggttcctgtacatttatttacttattttaatggaggtactggggattaaacctaggaccttATGCGTGCTAGGCATGTACTCAACCGCTAAGCTATACTCTCGCCTCTAGGATCATTCTTTTAAGTGAAtacatttaaacacacacatttgcACCACACATAAGTGAAGTCATTATTTTTCTCAACTCATGGGGAATATCAATGTTGAGACCTCAGAGGGCAGGCTTGGCCTTTATAAATCTCTAGCTTAGTGTCCATCCTAGCCTCAAACATAGGTTTCTAAGGGTTTcactaaaacaaatatttgctacATTTACTTTTCCACATTTATTCCCATCATATGTGGAGAAGACCAGGCTTGGGAGGTGCCAGGTATGCCCAAACAACAGACGCAGCGTTTTAGGCTATTTCCCCTGAGAAAATCCAAAAAGacgtgtttttcattttttggctaAGCTCTCATCTGTACTCTCTTGATGAAATTGTGAAATGAGGgtaataggtgtgtaattttaaaagctgTGGAATTTAGTGGTCACTTCATTTGTAAGTAAAGTTTACAGAATCAAGAATTTGAAACAGATGAGTGACATTACTTGCAATTAGAAATTTCTTTTGGAGATTTccatcaagatttttttaaatgttaagaaacttgtttttgaagtttaaaaaattcccttGATTTGCTCATTTTAACCTGCCACTGAAAGATTCTTGAGAAATGCGTAATTTTGTTCTTATTGTAGGGGAGATGGAGGTGTTTACTCTTTGAGCTTGAAAGTCAATCAACTCTAATACTTGTAATTCTGGCCAAGTAAGGATATAGCAAGTTTGCTTCAACTACAGCGTGGCTGGAAATGTGCACCTTCTGAAGAAAAGATTTAATGCCCCAGAATACAAGGCAACCCCCTCTTTTCTTGGGGGAattaattttggggaaaaatacatCGTATAGTCTGACGTGTATGATACTTAGAAACTAGAATCAAATTCTAATCTCCTTCAttggaataaaagagaaaaggattttTGACTGTTTTCCAGACCAATGAACAGTCAAGACtcaaatcaaaagaaatgaaaagagaaagttgATGTGACATGAAATCAGGCCAAATCAAACAAGGTTTGATatcagtttatcagttttattggtTTGGCATTTTAAGCTCAGCACAGCAAGGTATTGATTTctctttaataattaaatttcagCACATTTGACAGCAAATTAAATCTCTTAGTATTCCAGTCCtaaattttgaaaagcaatatattttagaaacaattaagaaataaactttcccttgcaaattatttaaaaatattttttattttctcatgtacATTTATTTACACCCAATggttaggtttttttaaaaaaatttttggtgaaATTAATGACTCAGTTATTCAAGGGTGCCATCTTTCTAATGAGCTCTTCAGATTTTTATGAAGCCCTACTTAGGAGCCTACTCAGCTGGGCAACTGGGCTGACCCTACTCAGAAAAGACACAGGAACAAaccatatagaaaataaaaactttattttttcaagtttataaGATAGTTCCCATTACATACAACATTATGGTCAAGGACTCTACAGCCACAAATGCCCGCAGTCACATAAATATATCCAATCAATGCCTTTTCCTGCTAAATGAGGCATCTGAAGTCCAGAGGGTCATGTTTTGAGTAGAAGTCGTCCTTAATGGGATGGCTCCTATCAGTGCATTGGGAACTAGCCAAGTCGCCTTGCTGCTAGAGCCGTCTGACTCAGGAGAGGAAGGGACCAGGGGGCCTGCTGATCGGAGGTGGGGCAGAACTACATTTTCTCTGATGATTTAAGATCTTTTAGAATCTCAGAATTCAGATTTGGCTCCTACAGTGTGAGTAATCTAGGGAGTTTCAACTTttggatgagaaagaaaaactaatttaGTGGTAAGAAATGAAAGCCTGCTTAAGAGGGGTCCTAACTGCCCCTTCTGCAGGAGTGAGAAGTCCCCAAGCTCACCACCCCTTAGCTTAGACCATCGCTCTCCCAGGAAGAGGGAGAATGTGGCTCtgcacctctcctcctccctgccatgGTTCAGTGGCACTGACACCCATTCAAGGTAGAAGCTCCATGTGCTGCAGCTGGAGTTTGCTAATCAGATTCTACCTGGAGCTTTAATGCGAACAAGTTTGTGTAAACTGCGAACAAGCTGTGGCACAAATCTCCCAGGACACTAGCTTTGCCCACCCCCCCAACTTGCAGAGCAGAAGACAGGAACACCCCAAACCAAATAAAAGCCTAAACAGGCATCTAAATCTGGAGCAGGCATCCATTCTCCTGGACACCACCAGCTGCCCCAGGGGCACCGGACAGGGTGATGCTAAGGCACAGTCAGTTTTACATTCGAAAGTAAAGCCACCTCTTAAACCCAGGACACACCTGATAACTCCAGATCCCCTACTAGAGACGGCCCAGCCCTCATCACAAAGTGTGCAGACCCATCTTATAGAACCCGCAGTGTCCAGCTGGGCAAAGGACTTATCATGTGGTTTATTTCATGGGGACTCTTTCCTGGTAAAGAGGACTTCCCCTGTGACAGAAGGATTCACAGTATCCTTTGGACCTCAGCCTCCAAGAGCTCTTGGTGCTACCcacttattttcctttccagatCTTTGTGCTCGGGAGGAGGAAAACACAGGGTCAAAAGAACAGCATTGTGTTCCTTGGACAATTCATTTTGGCAAAGAGGAGCCAGGAAGCTCCCATTTTCTGTCTGCCTTctaaacaaccagaaaacagcaAAGACGGCAACTGCTCAGAGAGCTTCCTCGCCTCTTAGCCAATTTCAAGTTCCTTTTGCAAAGACCTAAGCTGTACAGTCAGAGCAGGAGGGAAAAGGCCATTGAAAAAGGAGTCCAAGTCATAGTCTAGGAATAAAAAGCTTCTCccaaagggcagggagaggaaaacGTGTGTGGACCTGCGTGCATGTTGGGGTACCACTCTGCAGTCTCATAAGCCTGAAGCACAGTACCAACAGTGCAGGAAACCAACAGCCATACTGCCCAGAAGTAAAGACCTGCCCCAGAGCTGTCTAAGATCAATTACCAAGCAGAGCAGAGCAGCATCTGGGCAACTATGCTGAACTCAGACGAAGGGAAGTTCTGCCCGAGACCACACATCTCTTGTCCAAAGGAAACAGGCCAAAGAGGCAGCTGACTTGAGCTCCTCTCCAAAAACCTCTTCCCCAAAAGGGAGTCATGAAGCACTTTCCCAACCAGTTCTGAAGGAATGTGTGCACCAGCCTTTTTCTGCTGCTATCTGTGTGATCTGGCATTGGAAGGAGTCTGGCCCCTTTGTGCTGCAACATCTCTGGAAACGGACATGCAGAATCTCTGAGTACAAGCAATTATAGCTGGGGTTGGTCAAGGATGCCTCTTACTAAGGACCCAGACTGCATCTCTCTGAGGTGTTTGTATGATCACCTTTCTCTATGCAGCCTGGGAGATGCTGAGCTTCTTTAGCTCTAGGGAAGTTTATTCTGCCTGAGCAGATGCCCCAGTTGGTCTTGGAGGGATGGGGCATCCACCAGCACAGCTGGGCTGGAAGGCTGGGACTAGTGCCTGGGCACCCCCAAGTCGTCCTAGAGGTCGGGTTGAGAGATGTTCCTGCATTTGGCCCAAGATAAGGTTTTCAGGCACGGAGTAGGGGGTCTAACCTCATTTAAATCAGAAGTCTTTCTGGCCTTCTGGTTTCCCATTTTAGAACAGGATTTGAGAAGCGGGAAGGGTATTCTGTGGGAAAACTGACCTTCTGGTTTCCCATTTTAGAATAGGATTTGAGAAGCCGGGAGGGTATTCCGTATTCCATGGGAAAACTGCTCTTCAGTTTCTGGCCATGATCTGGGTAAAT includes the following:
- the XKR8 gene encoding XK-related protein 8 is translated as MPLSTRAALFWDLVLGVLGTLAFLIDLGADLWAASQYVLSGRYLWAALVLALLGLASVALQLFSWIWLRSDPHGLHTSQPPGQCLALLHLLQLGYLYRCVQGLQQGLLVWRQEAPSQFDLAYADFLSLDISMLRLFETFLETTPQLTLVLAIVLQRGSAEYYQWVSICTSFVGISWALLDYHRALRTCLPSTPRLGLGTSVIYFLWNLLLLWPRVLVVALFSALFPRYVVLHFLGLWLVLLFWVWLQGTDFMPDPCSEWLYRATVATVLYFSWFNVAEGPTRGRATIHLVFLLSDSLLMVVTWVTHVTWLPSGSLLQMLLPGAGVCFLLGLALRLVYYCWLHPSCHWEPDRVDGAWGLRSLEERPLPQNRRMARLAQNFFPKAKDAPALLRKGEVNGVL